The sequence below is a genomic window from Desulfobacterales bacterium.
GGCAATTTTCTTTATGGGGCTTGATACTATATGTTGAAAACTGCTGCTCAATGTCGTCCTAAAAGAGCCGCACCCAATTTAAATAACATGTGCCGATACTCACATTCGTGCCGGGTCCGATGGTAAAAAATAACGGGTCACGGCTACTTCATTGTAGACAGCCATCGATTTTAACAAACCGGCTTTTCTGCCGGAAAGATCGGTTTCGATGGCTTTTTCCGGACACAGCCGGACACAGCCGGACACAGTTGAAACACCCGAAACAGGCTTCGCCGAATACGGGGTAGGGCGCCAGTCTAATCGCATCGGCCGGACATCCCGCCTGGCAGTCGCCACATTGGGTGCATTTGTCTTCCCGTACTTTTCTGGGTGGAATTTTGCGGGGGTCTGATTGCACCGAAGTCCGCATCATCATCTCTCGGTGATCATGGGACTGGTAGTCAAGTTGCGCCAGCGACAGCGATCGGGCATGTCCCGACACTATGTTGTTGAAAAACTTCCGGACAAGCTCAATGACAACCGCGTCATCCGCCTTATCCGGGTGCCCGACGCCGATGGGCTGCTGAGACTGCCATAAACGTGAATGAACACTCAGCACCTTGGCGGCAGCGGCTATGCCAAAGCCTTTTTCAATCAGCATTTTCCCCATTTCCCAGAGGGCGATGCCGCTGGTGACGAATCCCCAGGTAACAAAGGGAACGGCGGCTCCGGCCAGGACGGAAGGGAGCAACTCGATAAACTGAATAACCGGGGGTACGACATGGAAGACATACACCGGTGAACCGATAAACAGACAGGTGCCGTCGGCTGCGGCCGCAGACGTGATTTTGTCGATAAAGGGCCTCCAGTCCCGTGTTTTACCGAGGTCCAGGTAAGTCAGGCCGCATCCCAGCTGTTGGAGTTCCTGCCCGACAATTCCGGCGACATGCCGGGTACTTCCGGCCGGTGAACAGTATGCGCAGAAAAATTTCAAAACGCTATAAACGCCTTTTTATAAAGGTCCCGTTATTAAATTCTTCAAAGGCAATCCGCAGCTCTTCCTGTGTGTTCATGACGATGGGACCGTACCATGCCACCGGTTCGGCGATGGGCTTACCGGACACCAGCAGAAACCGGAGAGGTTTGTCACCGGTCGAAACCGCAATTTCAGTGCCGTCTTCAAACAAAACAAGGGTTTCGTTCTCCAGGAACGGTTCCCGGCTGATATCGAAATAGTTTCGGCCTTCACCTTCATAAGAAAAAGGATTTTTCTCTTTACAGAAAAAACCTTGCCCTCCGATCACATAGGCAAAAACCGTATGCCCCTGTTTGACTGGTTGGGTGAATTACGATCTTGCCGGGATTGAAACATCCAGGTACTGGGGATCGATGACAATATCCTCCACAGGGCCTTTCTGCTTGCCGAATGTGCCGGCGATAATCCGTATTTTTGTGCCGTTCGGCAAAGTCATTTCAGGGATTTGATTGCTTTTGATATCCCGGTATCGGGGCGCCATCATTTTATGGGACGCCGGCAGATTGGCCCAGAGCTGAAAGCCATACATCCGCCCCTGTCAGTCACCCCTGGGCATTTCCTGATGGATGATGCCGCTGCCGGCGGTCATCCATTGAATGTCGCCGGATGAAATTATTCCCTTGTTTCCCAGGCTGTCGGCGTGCTCGACATCCCCTTTGAGAACATAGGTGATGGTTTCAATCCCGCGATGGGGGTGCCAGGGGAAGCCTTTGATAAAGTAGTCGCGCTGATCGGAGCGGAAATCGTCCAATAACAGAAAAGGGTCAAACAGGGGGGCTTCCGCAAAGCCGAACACCCGTTTGAGGTGAACGCCTGCCCCTTCGATGGTCGGTTTGCTTTTCCAGACTTTGCGTATTTTTCTTGCTGCCGGCATAGCGGACCTCCATCAAAAATTTCTAATTCTGTTCAACAAAAATCAGACCAGCTGTATCGAATCACGCCTTATTCGCTGTTGAAACCAGATGGTCGATGGTGCTCTGGTTCAGGGTACGATCCCGGGATAGAATCCATAAATACGAGCGACTGGGACCGCATACCAGCGCGAAGGAATAATGGTCTTTGTCGATCTCCATGACATGGTAGCCGCCGTAAAAGGGGCCGAAAAAGGATACTTTAAGGCTGGCGACAGTAGGCGGGCCGATAATATATGCCTTTCCCTTGGCTTCCTGCCATTTTCCGGTCGATTTGTCAAAGCCTCTGTTCAAAACATCGACGCCGCCGTCCTCCCGTAACGAATAAGTTGCGGAAACATGACTCAATCCGCGTTCAAAACGATGATCCAGCCGGGCAATTTCATACCATGTTCCGAGGTAGCGATTTAGTCTAAAATTCGTTACCGGCGCTATCCCTTCCGGACGCCCTGTACATCCGTGTAAAAATGAAAGTGTCAGAATGAAAAAAACAAATAATTTTCTCATACAGAAATCGACCCAATCAGGTCCTTTCAACCAAAAACCATCCAGACACAATCCAATCCATCCAGCGCCATATGAATCATCAGCCCCAAACCAACCAGTCGGGTCTTGGGGATTACACTCAACACTGTATAGACAATCATGGCCGCATAAGTATGCAGGGGGTGAAAACCGATCCCGCAGCGGTTGGGGTCATAAATCGGATCGGCCAGAAGATGGTCGAGGTCAATAATCATGGTCGCCATCATAATCAGCCAGGCTTTTTTCCATCTTTCTGAATAGGCCCAACGGGCGGCAGCTCCGGGTACGATAAAATGGAGCAGCAAGTGGGCAATAGGGCGAATCATGGTTCCGCTCTTGGACCTGTAGATGTTGACATCGTTACTCCCCATGGCTCAATGAGGTCTGCGGTGCGCAGCGCCTGCCGGAGAGATTCGATCCGTTTGCGGTTCACGCCAAAGTCGTAATAACCGCTCCGCGAGGCCGAGCGCACGGAAACAATCCCGGTTTCCGGTTTCAATAACAGTTCTAAATCGTCAACGAAGCCGAATAGCCTGCTTTTACTTTCCGCCTGAATATAATGATCCGTATGGATAATGATAACCGTTCGATGCATGGCAGCCACAATCCGAAGGACCGCCGGCCATGTTTTGGCACGATCCCCCTTCAGGCGAAACGGATACACACGATGTTCCGGTTCGGTCGCTTCGCTGGAGACGCAATTGGGGCTGCCGGGGCAATCTTTCAGGCCGGCCGGTTCCATGCCGGCGGCTTCGACGGATCTGGATGAGAACCCGCCGGCGACGGCGACTATCAGCAGCACCCGAGGCAATATTTCACCAAGATAGAACATGTTTTCAGTATAGAACCTTTCCAGACAGCCATGTGCGATAAACTATCGGCCCAGCAGCGCTTTTTTCAAGCCCTGATGAACCGGATTATCACAAAGCCAGATACCGAACAAGGCCTGTTTGAACCGCAGGCCTGTTGTAACCATAAGGGGTTTGTTATTCTTGTAGGCGGTGACACCCTTGGCAGGTATATAAACCAAATCATAGACGTCGTTTTTATTTATTTTGTCGCTGAAAATTGTAATGAACATATCGATCTCCGGCTGAATCGGGGTGATATTTCCGTCCGTTGTCTTTGAAAAACCTTCACGGGTTGCCTGCGACATTATGTCAGATGTGATCATCGCGGAGACAACATGCAGACGGATCGCCATGGGCTCATCGGCGGCGATGATTTCTTCGGGATTGACATTCTTATGTCTCAGATACAGGCCGGCGACATAGACGCTTAAAGAAAACTTGGTACGAATCCCGGCGCCGTTTAACATCAGGACGCCCTTTTCGGTTTCAAGCAAATCCGGCATAGAGATGCCGCCGATTTCAGCAGCGTGCGCGTTCAGAATACTCCCCAGCAGGATAATTAGAAGAATAAACCGATCTCTCATCTAGTGGCCCTTAAAATTTTTTCGCGGCTTCCGTCAGGAGTACCCGAACCGCCGGGTCAAACCAGCAGTCCAGAAACCCTCTGGTTTTTGCCGGATGCTTTTCTAAAAATTCAGACCGGATTCCGGCAACCCGGGCGTCTTTAATCTGGGCAAATGCAGGGGCGGGAAGGGCGGCCAGTTCAAGAACCTTTTCGACGGCGCGTGCTTCCAGCGTGTCCGCAAGACAAATTTCATCAACCAGTCCGATCTGTCTGCTATCTGCGGCCGTTATAAATTCACCGCAATAAACGATCTCGGTGGCGGCCCGTTCAGCAACAATATGGCGAAGCATCAGATCGGCCAGATGGGGCACCGGTACCCCCAGTTTGATTTCATTTAAACCCAACAGTTTATTTTCT
It includes:
- a CDS encoding chalcone isomerase family protein, which produces MRDRFILLIILLGSILNAHAAEIGGISMPDLLETEKGVLMLNGAGIRTKFSLSVYVAGLYLRHKNVNPEEIIAADEPMAIRLHVVSAMITSDIMSQATREGFSKTTDGNITPIQPEIDMFITIFSDKINKNDVYDLVYIPAKGVTAYKNNKPLMVTTGLRFKQALFGIWLCDNPVHQGLKKALLGR
- a CDS encoding DUF6122 family protein, whose product is MIRPIAHLLLHFIVPGAAARWAYSERWKKAWLIMMATMIIDLDHLLADPIYDPNRCGIGFHPLHTYAAMIVYTVLSVIPKTRLVGLGLMIHMALDGLDCVWMVFG
- a CDS encoding DUF1499 domain-containing protein; the protein is MLLIVAVAGGFSSRSVEAAGMEPAGLKDCPGSPNCVSSEATEPEHRVYPFRLKGDRAKTWPAVLRIVAAMHRTVIIIHTDHYIQAESKSRLFGFVDDLELLLKPETGIVSVRSASRSGYYDFGVNRKRIESLRQALRTADLIEPWGVTMSTSTGPRAEP
- a CDS encoding lipocalin family protein — encoded protein: MRKLFVFFILTLSFLHGCTGRPEGIAPVTNFRLNRYLGTWYEIARLDHRFERGLSHVSATYSLREDGGVDVLNRGFDKSTGKWQEAKGKAYIIGPPTVASLKVSFFGPFYGGYHVMEIDKDHYSFALVCGPSRSYLWILSRDRTLNQSTIDHLVSTANKA
- a CDS encoding 4Fe-4S binding protein is translated as MKFFCAYCSPAGSTRHVAGIVGQELQQLGCGLTYLDLGKTRDWRPFIDKITSAAAADGTCLFIGSPVYVFHVVPPVIQFIELLPSVLAGAAVPFVTWGFVTSGIALWEMGKMLIEKGFGIAAAAKVLSVHSRLWQSQQPIGVGHPDKADDAVVIELVRKFFNNIVSGHARSLSLAQLDYQSHDHREMMMRTSVQSDPRKIPPRKVREDKCTQCGDCQAGCPADAIRLAPYPVFGEACFGCFNCVRLCPAVSGKSHRNRSFRQKSRFVKIDGCLQ
- a CDS encoding pirin family protein translates to MPAARKIRKVWKSKPTIEGAGVHLKRVFGFAEAPLFDPFLLLDDFRSDQRDYFIKGFPWHPHRGIETITYVLKGDVEHADSLGNKGIISSGDIQWMTAGSGIIHQEMPRGD
- a CDS encoding enoyl-CoA hydratase/isomerase family protein, with product MKTVLLEHSEDIAILRLNNGVTNAISPQLVYDLSAAVNECRNLCRGLILTGGSKFFSIGFDLPTLLPLNRNEIADFYNRFNRTALDIFTLPLPTVCAISGHAIAGGTILALACDYRFAAQENKLLGLNEIKLGVPVPHLADLMLRHIVAERAATEIVYCGEFITAADSRQIGLVDEICLADTLEARAVEKVLELAALPAPAFAQIKDARVAGIRSEFLEKHPAKTRGFLDCWFDPAVRVLLTEAAKKF